One Drechmeria coniospora strain ARSEF 6962 chromosome 01, whole genome shotgun sequence genomic region harbors:
- a CDS encoding pyruvate dehydrogenase protein x component: protein MPALSPTMTEGNIASWKVKEGEAFGAGDVLLEIETDKATMDVEAQEDGVMMKIMAQDGSKAVQVGARIAVLAEAGDDINALEIPADEPQRTTSQENAAAAKENAPTPVEQASRPPRVASGETHVQKYPLTPAVEHLVKQHNLREEDVASIKPTGPNGRLLKGDVLAYLGTIRAETPAVLSSRFEKMSHLDLSNIKVAVKKSAVVPPKKAGTAAVEAPEIEALEVNVPISLAKAVEVQNRIHDTLGIFLPLSTFIARAAEAANDHLPRSTREPTPAELFDQVLGLDKIKGGSRAAYMPQVSAIPPASVLEPLRPRTRKADIIDELAPRKKTTPRVRGVPTVPGLSNDLNLFSLVVPKEEGRRAHEFLSRCKLMLESDPGRLVL from the coding sequence ATGCCCGCCCTTTCGCCCACGATGACAGAGGGCAATATCGCGAGCTGGAAGGTCAAGGAAGGGGAGGCCtttggcgccggcgacgttcTTCTCGAAATCGAGACCGACAAGGCCACCATGGATGTCGAGGCTCAGGAGGACGGCGTCATGATGAAGATCATGGCTCAGGACGGTAGCAAAGCCGTTCAAGTCGGCGCCcgcatcgccgtcctcgccgaggccggcgacgacatcAACGCTCTCGAGATCCCGGCCGATGAGCCCCAGCGGACGACCAGCCAGGAgaacgcggcggcggccaaggagaacGCCCCAACGCCCGTCGAGCAGGCTAGCCGTCCTCCGCGTGTCGCGAGCGGCGAGACGCACGTTCAAAAGTACCCACTGACGCCTGCGGTGGAGCATCTGGTGAAGCAGCATAACCTTCGCGAGGAGGACGTCGCCAGCATCAAGCCAACAGGTCCCAATGGCCGCCTGCTCAAGGGAGACGTCCTCGCCTACCTCGGAACCATCCGGGCAGAGACTCCGGCCGTCCTGTCCTCGCGGTTCGAAAAAATGTCCCACCTCGACCTGAGCAACATCAAAGTCGCCGTCAAGAAGTCCGCCGTTGTGCCTCCCAAGAAGGCGGGCACTGCTGCTGTGGAAGCTCCCGAGATTGAGGCCCTCGAAGTCAACGTCCCTATCTCGCTGGCCAAGGCGGTCGAGGTCCAGAACAGAATCCACGACACCCTCGGCATCTTCCTTCCCCTGTCCACGTTCAttgcccgcgccgccgaggccgccaacGACCACCTCCCTCGCTCCACGCGCGAGCCCACGCCCGCCGAGCTCTTCGACCAGGTTCTCGGACTCGACAAGATCAAGGGTGGTTCCCGGGCCGCATACATGCCTCAAGTCTCTGCCATCCCACCAGCCTCAGTCCTCGAACCTCTTCGGCCGCGGACCAGAAAGGCCGACATCATCGATGAGCTCGCCCCCCGGAAGAAGACAACGCCCAGGGTCCGTGGCGTCCCGACAGTGCCAGGGTTGTCCAACGACCTAAACCTGTTCAGCCTAGTCGTGCccaaggaggaggggaggcgCGCGCACGAGTTCCTGTCGCGGTGCAAGCTAATGCTGGAGAGCGATCCAGGACGGTTGGTGTTGTGA
- a CDS encoding putative isp4 protein, with protein sequence MTANHGVHDAVTLAEATSMEIGAGPGTRSSLSHRRSHSIDKVEEDFSLDADDDDFEDEPLMDPNLPDEYELQDRGQLEDALLPDDGLHRHGEEDSPYPEVRAAVRNYDEDLPCNTVRAWVIGMTLVFFGAAMNTLFSLRQPTISIGALVAQIIAWPMGHAWAGVMPSKEFTTFGHTWSLNPGPFNFKEHAIISVMANVAFSVAYSTDIVLAQLIFYKQNFGILFQLLLTISTQSLGYGIAGTMRKFLVYPAAMIWPSNLVKVTLMNAMYEKDEQGDPTVFGGTMPRYRWFMLVTAAAGLYYFIPGFLAQCLSVFAFATWIAPQNVVINQLFGGTTGLSLLPITFDWTQVAGWFGSPLIPPWYAIANTLIGVVLFFVLGSSVLHYSGAWYAPYLPMSDAGTYDNTGQPYNTSRILTPEFTLDEEAYQKYSPLFISTTFAMAYGLSFATISSLIVYTLLYYRKQIWRQYRDSASEKPDIHMKLMKRYKEAPTWWYMSLFAVMLALGLYTVLAYPTNLSWWGFLLAVVISFGFSLPIGIIEAVTNNQIGLNVLTEFVYGYIQPGRPLALMIFKTFGYITMSQALSFVSDLKFGHYMKIPPRTMFWSQVVATTASCFVQIVVLNLALANIDNVCDVHQRDRFTCPGGRVFFAASVIWGLIGPARMFSPGRIYSDLFLFFILGALVPVVVYYYCKRKPQSPLKYLMAPLVFGGASAIPPATPLNYFSWGLVGFVFQFYIKKRHFGWWSRLNFLTSCGLDLGLALATLFIFFAFTMRDIEPPKWWGNEIVATTMDVMGTAVRAKVAEGQKFGPEAW encoded by the exons ATGACGGCCAACCATGGCGTTCACGATGCCGTCACCTTGGCCGAAGCCACCAGCATGGAGATTGGCGCCGGGCCCGGTACGAGGAGCTCGTTGTCTCACCGGCGCTCTCACTCCATAGACAAAGTCGAAGAGGACTTCTccctcgatgccgatgacgacgactttgAGGACGAGCCGCTCATGGATCCCAATCTGCCGGATGAGTACGAGCTGCAGGACCGGGGCCAGCTGGAGGACGCACTTCTCCCGGACGACGGCTTGCACAGACACGGCGAGGAAGACTCGCCTTACCCGGAGGTGCGGGCCGCCGTTCGGAActacgacgaggacctcCCCTGCAACACCGTACGAGCCTGGGTCATTGGCATGACCCTCGTCTTCTTTGGAGCGGCCATGAACACCCTCTTCTCCCTTCGCCAGCCGACCATCTCGATAGGCGCCCTCGTGGCCCAGATCATTGCCTGGCCGATGGGCCACGCCTGGGCAGGCGTGATGCCGAGCAAAGAGTTCACCACCTTTGGCCACACCTGGAGTCTGAACCCCGGACCATTCAACTTCAAGGAGCATGCCATCATCAGCGTCATGGCCAACGTCGCCTTTTCCGTCGCCTACTCGACTGATATCGTCCTGGCCCAGCTCATATTCTACAAGCAAAACTTTGGCATTCTCTTCCAGCTGCTGCTCACCATATCGACCCAGTCTCTGGGCTATGGGATTGCCGGAACGATGCGCAAGTTCCTAG TCTACCCGGCCGCCATGATCTGGCCGAGCAACCTCGTCAAGGTGACGCTGATGAACGCAATGTACGAGAAGGACGAGCAAGGAGACCCGACCGTCTTCGGAGGCACCATGCCCCGGTACCGATGGTTCATGCTCGTCACCGCTGCCGCCGGTCTCTACTACTTCATTCCCGGCTTCTTGGCCCAGTGCCTCAGCGTCTTCGCCTTTGCCACCTGGATCGCACCGCAGAACGTCGTCATCAACCAACTCTTTGGCGGCACGACGGGCCTGTCACTCTTGCCCATCACCTTTGACTGGACCCAGGTTGCCGGCTGGTTCGGCTCGCCGCTGATTCCGCCATG GTACGCGATTGCCAACACCCTCATCGGCGTTGTCCTATTCTTCGTTCTCGGCTCCTCTGTCCTGCACTACTCTGGTGCCTGGTATGCTCCGTATCTCCCCATGAGCGACGCGGGCACGTACGACAACACAGGCCAGCCGTACAACACGTCTCGCATCCTCACGCCCGAGTTCAccctggacgaggaggcgtACCAGAAGTACTCCCCGCTGTTCATCAG CACCACATTCGCCATGGCCTATGGGCTCTCCTTCGCCACGATATCGTCCCTCATTGTTTATACTCTGCTCTACTACCGCAAGCAGATATGGAGGCAGTATAGGGATAGCGCAAGTGAAAAACCCGATATTCACATGAAGCTGATGAAACGGTACAAAGAGGCACCAACGTGGTGGTACATGTCACTATTTGCTGTC ATGCTTGCCCTAGGCTTATACACCGTATTGGCCTATCCTACCAACCTCAGCTGGTGGGGCTttctgctcgccgtcgtgatATCCTTTGGCTTTTCCCTGCCCATTGGAATCATCGAGGCCGTGACGAATAACCAAATCGGTCTGAACGTCCTGACCGAGTTCGTCTACGGATACATACAACCGGGCCGACCCTTGGCTCTGATGAT CTTCAAGACGTTTGGATACATCACCAT GTCCCAGGCCCTGAGCTTCGTCTCGGACCTCAAGTTTGGGCATTACATGAAGATCCCCCCGCGCACCATGTTCTGGTCTCAGGTCGTCGCCACGACGGCTTCCTGTTTTGTCCAGATCGTCGTCCTcaacctcgccctcgccaacaTCGACAACGTCTGCGATGTCCACCAACGCGACCGGTTTACGTGTCCCGGTGGACgcgtcttcttcgccg CCTCCGTTATTTGGGGCCTCATCGGGCCGGCCCGCATGTTCTCCCCCGGTCGCATCTACTCGGACCTCTTCCTTTTCttcatcctcggcgccctcgtgcccgtcgtcgtctacTACTACTGCAAGCGCAAGCCCCAGTCGCCGCTCAAGTACCTCATGGCGCCCCTCGTTTTCGGCGGTGCCAGTGCCATCCCTCCGGCCACCCCCCTCAACTATTTCTCTTggggcctcgtcggcttcgtcttcCAGTTCTACATCAAAAAGCGCCACTTTGGCTGGTGGAGCCGCCTCAACTTCCTCACCTCGtgcggcctcgacctcggcctcgccctcgcaaCACTCTTCATCTTCTTTGCCTTTACTATGCGCGATATCGAGCCCCCCAAGTGGTGGGGGAACGAGATTGTGGCCACAACCATGGACGTCATGGGCACGGCGGTGAGGGCGAAAGTGGCAGAGGGACAGAAGTTTGGGCCTGAAGCGTGGTGA